A single region of the Planctomycetota bacterium genome encodes:
- a CDS encoding ketoacyl-ACP synthase III → MPELNKVSIVGNGSCVPDKVLDNAYFEKIVDTSDEWITTRTGIKERRAVEPDVVTSDLATKSALKALESAKIQAEELDLIIVGTVTPDHPFPSTACYVQKNIGAINAPAFDISAACSGFMYSLTVGYRMVSTGSYKNVLIIGADILTKITDYTDRASCVLFGDGAGAVVLQPNNQGHEVIYTYMGADGTGADVMVQPAGGSRNPASHKTVDERLHYMRLRGREIYKFAVMKMADLVADAAKQCNITVADIALIVPHQVNQRILEAAAERLNISMDKIFVNIHKYGNTAAASAAIAFDEAARSGRLKKGDYVVLVAFGGGLTWGVTVLKW, encoded by the coding sequence ATGCCAGAATTGAATAAGGTATCAATCGTGGGCAACGGTTCCTGCGTGCCGGACAAGGTGCTGGACAATGCGTATTTCGAGAAGATAGTCGACACCTCGGATGAATGGATTACCACCCGGACCGGCATCAAGGAGCGCCGGGCAGTTGAGCCCGATGTGGTCACGTCTGATTTGGCGACCAAATCCGCGCTTAAGGCGCTGGAATCTGCCAAGATTCAGGCGGAAGAATTGGATTTGATAATTGTCGGAACCGTGACCCCGGACCATCCTTTTCCATCTACGGCCTGTTATGTCCAGAAGAATATCGGCGCGATAAACGCACCGGCCTTTGATATCTCGGCGGCCTGCAGCGGGTTTATGTACAGCTTAACCGTCGGCTATAGGATGGTCTCGACCGGCAGTTATAAAAACGTTCTGATTATCGGCGCCGATATCCTGACCAAGATTACCGATTATACGGACCGGGCCAGTTGCGTGCTGTTCGGAGACGGGGCCGGCGCGGTTGTTCTCCAGCCTAATAATCAGGGCCATGAAGTGATTTACACCTATATGGGCGCGGACGGAACCGGGGCCGATGTCATGGTTCAGCCGGCCGGCGGAAGCCGGAATCCGGCCTCGCACAAGACCGTTGATGAGCGGCTGCATTATATGAGATTACGCGGCCGGGAGATATATAAATTTGCCGTGATGAAAATGGCCGACCTGGTGGCGGACGCGGCCAAGCAGTGCAATATTACGGTGGCCGATATCGCCCTGATTGTCCCGCATCAGGTCAATCAGCGCATCCTGGAGGCCGCGGCTGAGCGGCTCAACATTTCCATGGACAAAATCTTCGTCAACATCCACAAGTACGGCAACACCGCCGCCGCCTCGGCGGCGATTGCCTTTGACGAGGCGGCTCGCTCCGGCCGGCTGAAAAAAGGCGATTATGTGGTCCTGGTGGCCTTTGGCGGCGGGCTGACCTGGGGCGTCACAGTTCTGAAATGGTAA
- a CDS encoding TM0106 family RecB-like putative nuclease, producing the protein MVEEVDRYSEIKMQRGAEYEKQWVEKNYPDAIKIEEKWGLKALKQTMELMLKGTQVIYQPNLWLLSEEMYGKGDLLVRSDDAPSDLGKYHYRVIEIKRSKNLQDYHSFQAVCYNKMLEAIQGYASKEVTVVLKEGRENVAYNKKIIDKFNHYVNLWKQIRDGKNKPIPGKMDSTESPWRVYANKILKDSMDLTLLYNVGAGTRPKLQKKINISSIKDLYSFKLEKLVKELGQNQGTRIYYNAQAYKHNKPIIEPGVKLSIPRGKRNFYFDFETSDAVHPTEPPHVYLIGVWDESRDKFVYFLGKGVRDETKIFRQFIDYLGNYENDCLYHWYSFETGTMKKVITRHPELTTDLNNLMKRCVDLMDVLKKQVYMPAPTYSIKHVAPALGFNWRQKEVGAFESMVLYWEYLKDGDKNKINKVLKYNEDDCLAMVHIDRNLCHEFGQAGQ; encoded by the coding sequence ATGGTGGAAGAAGTTGATAGGTATTCAGAGATTAAGATGCAACGTGGCGCGGAATATGAAAAGCAATGGGTTGAAAAGAATTATCCCGATGCAATTAAAATAGAGGAAAAATGGGGACTTAAGGCGCTTAAGCAAACCATGGAATTAATGCTTAAAGGCACACAGGTTATCTACCAGCCCAATCTCTGGTTGCTGTCCGAAGAGATGTATGGCAAGGGGGATTTGCTGGTGCGTAGCGACGACGCCCCGTCTGATTTGGGCAAATATCATTACCGTGTCATAGAAATCAAAAGGTCAAAGAACCTGCAGGATTATCATTCCTTTCAAGCCGTATGCTACAATAAAATGCTTGAGGCAATACAGGGTTATGCTTCAAAAGAGGTTACGGTTGTTTTAAAGGAAGGCCGGGAAAACGTGGCTTATAATAAAAAAATTATAGATAAATTTAATCATTATGTTAACCTATGGAAGCAAATTAGGGACGGCAAAAACAAGCCCATACCCGGGAAGATGGATTCTACAGAATCACCTTGGCGTGTTTACGCCAATAAAATACTCAAGGATTCTATGGACCTGACTTTATTATATAATGTCGGCGCCGGAACAAGACCTAAATTACAGAAAAAAATTAATATCTCCTCTATAAAAGACCTGTATTCCTTCAAATTAGAAAAACTCGTAAAGGAATTGGGTCAGAATCAGGGAACAAGAATTTATTACAACGCTCAGGCGTATAAACATAATAAACCGATTATAGAGCCGGGAGTAAAACTATCTATTCCTCGTGGGAAACGGAATTTCTATTTTGATTTTGAGACCTCTGATGCGGTTCATCCCACTGAACCACCTCATGTTTATTTGATTGGCGTCTGGGACGAGTCAAGAGATAAGTTCGTCTATTTCCTTGGCAAAGGGGTAAGGGATGAAACCAAGATTTTCAGGCAATTTATAGATTACCTTGGTAATTATGAAAACGATTGCCTCTACCACTGGTATAGTTTTGAAACAGGTACTATGAAAAAAGTAATTACACGGCATCCGGAACTCACGACGGACTTAAATAACCTAATGAAGCGATGCGTTGATTTAATGGATGTTCTTAAAAAGCAGGTCTATATGCCTGCTCCGACATATTCCATTAAGCATGTGGCACCGGCATTAGGGTTTAACTGGCGACAGAAAGAAGTAGGGGCATTTGAATCTATGGTCTTGTATTGGGAATACCTCAAGGACGGAGATAAAAATAAAATAAACAAGGTTCTTAAATATAACGAAGATGACTGCCTGGCTATGGTCCACATTGACCGCAACCTTTGCCATGAGTTTGGACAGGCGGGACAGTAG
- a CDS encoding cupin domain-containing protein translates to MTEKTGPEILDLNGLVDYQNGSIVSKTLINKKTGTVTLFAFDQGQGLSEHVAPFDAMVNVIDGEADIRISGKPFNLKAGETIIMPADKPHALKAVKKFKMLLIMIKS, encoded by the coding sequence ATGACAGAAAAGACCGGACCGGAGATATTAGACCTAAATGGTTTAGTGGACTATCAAAATGGTTCCATTGTAAGCAAGACCCTGATTAACAAGAAAACCGGCACGGTGACGCTCTTTGCCTTTGACCAGGGCCAGGGTTTAAGCGAGCACGTGGCGCCCTTTGACGCCATGGTAAATGTCATAGACGGCGAGGCGGATATCCGCATCTCGGGCAAGCCGTTCAATCTCAAGGCCGGTGAAACCATCATTATGCCGGCTGATAAACCGCACGCCTTAAAGGCGGTTAAGAAATTCAAGATGTTGTTGATAATGATAAAGTCATAA
- a CDS encoding HEAT repeat domain-containing protein has translation MLASAQKSVPELIRLLSKKDYFAADALSKISSKTLISELIKMLASDDKETRQFAVHFLGVRLKSRMVLPAMLKLLNNEKSLIRLSAVKVIKKLDDKKARPGLMKLLNDPDEFVRAYAVITLGRFGVKQVTPLIKPLLSNKDDEVRCDAITAITKTGARLYIPNLIKALEDSDKWVRWVAIMALTDFGVKEIIPRLIKFLAVNEDRITKTAALDALAKLGARESIPAMIKLLDDEYVAVDAVNALAELDAQEAVPGIIKLLASPDWRSPREECVVALKKLGAKKTEVPVLIKMLDNPNVRIRRDAIAGLGLLRAKEAIPVLKAHLYDADRMVCLLTIASLFELRVEIPQQAIDDIKPFAKELLEEMIPTAKWDYWKRTKMALIFLDVIKTTKRKFKFKC, from the coding sequence ATGCTGGCATCTGCACAAAAATCTGTCCCGGAATTAATCAGATTGTTGAGCAAAAAAGATTATTTTGCCGCGGACGCCCTGTCCAAAATCAGCTCCAAAACCCTAATCTCCGAACTAATAAAAATGCTGGCCAGTGACGACAAGGAAACTCGGCAATTCGCCGTTCATTTTCTGGGAGTACGCCTTAAATCCCGGATGGTCCTTCCGGCCATGCTAAAACTTCTGAATAACGAGAAAAGCCTAATTCGCCTCAGCGCCGTGAAGGTCATCAAAAAACTGGACGACAAAAAAGCCCGACCCGGTCTGATGAAATTATTGAACGACCCGGATGAATTTGTCCGCGCTTACGCCGTAATAACCTTGGGCAGATTCGGCGTCAAGCAGGTGACGCCCCTGATAAAACCACTCTTAAGTAATAAGGATGATGAGGTGCGCTGCGATGCCATAACGGCTATTACGAAAACCGGCGCCAGGTTGTATATCCCAAACCTGATTAAGGCACTGGAAGACAGCGACAAATGGGTGCGCTGGGTGGCCATAATGGCCCTGACCGACTTCGGCGTCAAAGAAATAATCCCCCGGCTGATAAAATTTCTAGCTGTTAATGAAGACCGGATAACCAAAACCGCGGCCTTGGATGCCCTGGCTAAATTGGGCGCCAGAGAATCAATCCCGGCCATGATTAAACTGTTAGATGATGAATATGTGGCGGTTGATGCAGTTAATGCCCTGGCTGAACTAGACGCCCAAGAGGCCGTTCCCGGAATAATAAAACTGCTGGCCAGTCCTGACTGGCGTTCACCCCGGGAGGAGTGCGTCGTCGCCCTGAAAAAACTGGGTGCGAAAAAGACGGAGGTTCCGGTCTTGATAAAGATGCTGGACAATCCCAATGTCAGAATTCGGCGTGATGCCATAGCCGGTCTGGGGTTGCTCAGGGCCAAAGAGGCGATTCCGGTATTGAAAGCGCATTTATATGATGCTGACCGGATGGTCTGTTTATTGACTATTGCCTCGCTCTTTGAACTTAGGGTTGAAATACCCCAGCAAGCCATAGATGACATAAAGCCGTTTGCCAAAGAACTATTGGAAGAGATGATTCCGACCGCGAAATGGGATTATTGGAAGCGCACCAAAATGGCGCTAATCTTTTTGGACGTAATAAAAACAACAAAAAGAAAATTTAAATTTAAATGCTGA
- a CDS encoding transcriptional regulator produces MKTEERGRQFVRQWKILKRLDMLHYGITAEELAHEIGYSKRTIYRDLNVLQNAGFPLEKEKIGEKIKWLLTKGARTPSVPFTLTELMSLYFSKGLLSALQGTPFKEGIDSALDKIHKTLPVNAIDFILYSQETVVPKLGALTDYRNFNSIIEKLNRASREKRKCHITYLAYGRDKTDKHLFHPYALSFYEGGLYCVGYSELRRALRNFAIQRIKLVEVSDDKFTLLKDKDGEEFEVTRFLDESFGISHEGKLQDVVLRFSKEYAQWITERQWHPSQKIKKLPKGEIEMTLTVAGLGDLICWLLPMGDGVKVLKPKQLVDNMVKISQGIVKQYKKFG; encoded by the coding sequence ATGAAAACAGAAGAACGAGGCAGGCAATTCGTCCGGCAGTGGAAGATATTAAAGCGGCTGGATATGCTTCATTATGGCATCACGGCTGAAGAACTGGCGCACGAAATCGGCTACAGCAAAAGGACTATTTATCGCGACCTGAATGTCTTGCAGAACGCCGGCTTCCCCTTGGAAAAGGAGAAGATAGGCGAGAAAATAAAATGGCTTCTGACAAAGGGAGCCCGCACGCCCAGTGTCCCGTTCACCCTGACCGAACTGATGTCCCTTTATTTCAGCAAGGGTCTATTAAGCGCGCTTCAAGGCACGCCTTTCAAAGAGGGCATAGATTCCGCCCTGGATAAAATCCATAAGACCCTGCCGGTTAATGCCATAGATTTCATCCTCTATTCGCAGGAAACTGTCGTTCCTAAACTGGGGGCTTTGACTGATTACCGGAATTTTAACTCTATCATAGAGAAATTGAACCGGGCATCGCGGGAAAAGAGGAAATGCCATATCACCTATTTGGCATACGGCCGGGATAAAACCGACAAGCACTTATTCCATCCCTATGCCCTGTCTTTTTATGAAGGCGGATTATACTGCGTGGGATATAGCGAACTGCGCCGGGCGCTGCGAAATTTTGCAATCCAACGCATCAAATTAGTTGAGGTGTCGGACGACAAATTTACCCTACTCAAAGACAAAGATGGCGAGGAATTTGAGGTGACTAGATTCCTAGATGAAAGCTTCGGCATCTCGCACGAAGGCAAGTTGCAGGATGTGGTGTTGAGGTTTAGCAAGGAATATGCGCAATGGATAACCGAGCGCCAATGGCACCCGTCTCAGAAAATAAAGAAACTACCCAAGGGTGAAATAGAAATGACCCTGACCGTAGCCGGATTAGGAGACCTGATATGCTGGCTTCTGCCAATGGGCGATGGAGTGAAGGTGCTAAAGCCGAAACAGTTAGTTGATAATATGGTAAAAATAAGCCAGGGTATAGTGAAACAGTATAAGAAATTCGGATAA
- a CDS encoding glycine--tRNA ligase subunit beta gives MTDFLLELGTEEIPAGYIQPALAQGVAFLKEYLAEHRLAYQDIKTCSTPRRMVFSITGLPDKQADIDKELSGPPCSVAFDKDNKPTPAYFGFIKKYNLKESDVKTKDTPKGRACFASVLVKGEKSEKILAESVLGLVNSLPFPKSMWWLDKALTFARPLRYILAVFGAKPLKITLAGVTCGNKTYGHPFLSAKAIVIKSADFARYQSALRQAKVIVDSAERRAFIAKEIQQILDKYNAVCQEPELLDEVTNLVEFPVTVECEFDESYLKLPSAVIESAMKSHQRYFPLKDKDGNLLNRFITISNITANKEIKEGNERVIKARLSDALFFWEQGKKIPLEKYALCLDSIAFLGKLGTMKEKSTRLNDLALSITEISDYNRTTINRAAELCKADLLTGMVGEFPDLQGIMGYEYLKDKEPEVALAIKEHYLPRFAGDKLPQSQAGICLALAEKFDNLVSAFSLAQKPTGSSDPYGLRRQALGIIKIIIEQKLNISLNAVWSHTFEMLAPSVQPYALEISKTHQRFPGVKELYEKIAQTGKIPDDHRKSLKGELDRFIDARLHQMLVEETGINSNIYNAVIWPTGTQEPQIDKLYGSYARVITLQKLSKESFWSELVEVVERTYNISKAIHTIIPEVDNALLKEESEIELHRLYETNKDAIQKLIATAQYEDASRLYHKVFARPAHTFFENVFVNVKEEDVKTNRLTLLKKINQLYSSGIADLSRIPRK, from the coding sequence ATGACAGATTTTTTATTAGAACTCGGTACCGAGGAAATCCCGGCCGGGTATATCCAGCCGGCCTTAGCACAAGGTGTGGCCTTCCTCAAGGAATACCTGGCCGAACATCGCCTGGCTTACCAGGATATCAAGACCTGTTCCACGCCCAGGCGGATGGTGTTCTCAATTACCGGACTGCCGGATAAGCAGGCGGATATAGACAAGGAACTGTCCGGTCCGCCCTGTTCCGTGGCCTTTGATAAAGATAACAAACCGACCCCAGCGTATTTTGGGTTTATCAAGAAATATAATCTCAAGGAATCCGATGTTAAAACCAAGGATACGCCCAAAGGCAGGGCCTGTTTCGCCTCAGTGCTGGTAAAAGGCGAGAAGTCCGAGAAAATACTGGCTGAATCCGTGCTCGGGCTGGTCAATTCGCTGCCATTCCCCAAGTCCATGTGGTGGCTTGATAAGGCCCTGACCTTTGCCCGGCCGCTGAGATATATCCTGGCTGTCTTCGGCGCTAAGCCTCTCAAGATTACCCTGGCCGGCGTAACCTGCGGGAATAAAACCTATGGACATCCGTTCCTGTCAGCCAAGGCCATCGTCATCAAATCAGCTGATTTTGCCAGATACCAATCCGCCCTGCGCCAGGCAAAGGTTATTGTTGACTCGGCCGAACGCCGGGCTTTTATAGCCAAAGAGATACAGCAAATCCTGGATAAATATAATGCGGTTTGCCAGGAACCGGAATTGCTGGACGAGGTGACCAACCTGGTAGAATTCCCGGTGACTGTAGAATGTGAGTTTGACGAATCATACTTAAAATTACCGTCAGCGGTGATAGAATCGGCCATGAAGTCGCACCAGCGCTATTTCCCGCTCAAAGACAAAGACGGTAATTTACTCAACCGCTTTATCACCATCTCGAATATCACGGCTAATAAGGAAATCAAGGAAGGCAACGAACGGGTCATCAAGGCCCGCCTCTCGGACGCCCTGTTCTTCTGGGAACAGGGTAAGAAAATACCGCTGGAAAAATATGCCCTATGCCTTGATTCCATCGCCTTCCTGGGGAAATTAGGCACTATGAAGGAGAAGTCAACCCGACTTAATGATTTGGCTTTATCCATAACTGAAATCTCTGATTATAACAGGACCACTATTAATCGGGCGGCAGAATTATGCAAGGCGGACCTGTTGACCGGCATGGTCGGCGAATTCCCGGACCTGCAGGGCATCATGGGCTATGAATATCTCAAGGATAAAGAACCGGAAGTGGCCTTAGCCATTAAAGAACACTACTTACCAAGATTCGCCGGTGATAAATTACCTCAAAGCCAAGCCGGGATTTGCCTGGCCCTGGCTGAGAAGTTTGACAATCTGGTTTCGGCTTTCTCGCTGGCTCAAAAACCCACCGGCTCTTCCGACCCCTATGGGTTAAGGCGGCAAGCGCTGGGTATTATCAAGATAATCATAGAACAGAAACTTAATATTTCCCTTAATGCCGTGTGGAGCCACACCTTTGAAATGCTTGCGCCGTCTGTTCAACCATACGCATTAGAAATCTCTAAAACGCACCAACGTTTTCCGGGGGTTAAAGAACTATACGAAAAGATAGCCCAAACCGGGAAAATACCGGACGACCATAGGAAATCTCTCAAAGGAGAATTAGATAGATTTATTGATGCCCGCCTTCATCAAATGCTTGTAGAAGAAACTGGCATTAATTCCAATATTTACAATGCCGTAATATGGCCCACTGGAACTCAAGAACCCCAGATTGATAAATTATATGGTTCTTATGCCCGAGTAATTACTCTTCAAAAACTATCCAAGGAATCATTCTGGAGCGAATTAGTTGAGGTGGTGGAACGAACCTACAACATTAGTAAAGCAATACATACCATTATACCTGAAGTTGACAATGCCCTTCTTAAAGAAGAATCGGAAATAGAGTTACACCGCCTTTACGAGACTAATAAGGACGCCATCCAGAAACTGATAGCTACCGCGCAATACGAGGATGCCTCACGATTATATCACAAGGTCTTTGCCAGGCCGGCGCACACCTTCTTCGAAAATGTTTTTGTCAATGTAAAAGAAGAGGACGTTAAAACTAACCGCCTAACACTACTCAAGAAGATAAACCAGCTCTATTCATCCGGCATTGCCGACCTGTCCCGTATCCCGCGGAAATAA
- a CDS encoding O-antigen ligase family protein: MNKLTSFCDRVIEACWLAGLVIAPLFINLNSTVPFELNKSTAVRSIALVMLAAFIIKRVSLPELKSLLRQPLVILTLLLGLSYLASTFLSVLPSGSWWGNDVRGQGAYTLMGYFIIFAITTLTLNNWKQLERIFVAIILTSIPVMLYGFAQKGKLEALDWGADFSIRIASTLGNPIFLGSYLLMVIPLTVYLLIRALKESAPAKSVFYIIILLAQVVCLFLTESRGPLLGLITAGFFFIVLSGLVFRRRYLSLGSYIAAALVLGFFLALALPNTPFQALKSKMGRLGQLLEAREGAATVRLLIWQGVVKMVQSDSYRAVVGYGPETMFVPYYKYCPAELVTSEKNRITLPDRSHNEFFDTVITNGLIGALIYLLLFGAIIFYAFKSLGLIGNKDPGAVIPAKAGIQNTPEHMDSRLRGNDIVKEKALGKNRTHKTSIELVVFICLLLLFGLAGLVVPILLDKTIFIAVGVPLGIVAGAVVYLFYRTIAELKALDASCSTLYALRPTLLLITLFSALIGHFIETQFGIDLTASRTYFYIYLAILIVIMFKGLTNEQPEEPKKKGSDPIPATSMPYALSSMLIVTLILTTLVFNFVSAPSPHDNAEKAMRIAVLIIAAWLSSTVLFYLLNRKFTQPQPKNNRGSVATAPAGAGFILSSLISAVITVIYYIILVSFLPPFYSPTAAITIFYSGLFINILALAWALTRQEAGNKPGIATSPKSEIRNPKSLLAVSPLRVFSSILIAVITLFIITYTNLNLIKGDLIYKVGSGQEGAKNWSGALKLYEEALALSPKKNTYFGESARMCLEKYYAEPDPAKKKAWYDRCLDYLDKSVKYNPIDPTRQANMGRFYRVQGRESKDPARRAEQFNLAIKYYEQACELSPQHPALRNEVGEVYHEMGRYDEAIKQYERSLVIAPELSETYSHIGDAWLEKSTKPSGTGVDRDNAIKNYYQAVKIQAQVMPDLREQNQEVMFERTNSMVLKNYPQDYRAYYNLGRYYAGKGKRAPAIEMLAKALPLADEAVKPAIKELLERLKTGK; this comes from the coding sequence ATGAACAAACTCACTTCATTCTGCGATAGGGTCATCGAGGCGTGCTGGCTGGCCGGGCTGGTAATTGCGCCGCTGTTCATTAACCTCAATTCCACGGTTCCCTTTGAGCTGAATAAGAGCACGGCGGTGCGCTCCATTGCCCTGGTCATGCTGGCCGCATTCATCATTAAGCGGGTTTCACTCCCAGAACTAAAATCCCTGCTCAGACAGCCCCTGGTTATCCTGACGCTCCTGCTGGGCCTGAGTTATCTCGCCTCCACCTTCCTGTCGGTCCTGCCGTCCGGCAGCTGGTGGGGCAACGATGTCCGGGGCCAGGGCGCCTATACCCTGATGGGTTATTTTATCATCTTCGCCATTACCACCCTGACCTTGAATAATTGGAAGCAACTGGAACGCATCTTCGTGGCCATCATCCTGACATCGATTCCGGTGATGCTCTACGGCTTTGCCCAGAAAGGCAAGCTGGAGGCCCTGGACTGGGGCGCTGATTTCTCCATTCGGATTGCCTCCACCCTGGGCAATCCCATATTCCTGGGCTCGTATCTGCTCATGGTCATCCCGCTCACGGTTTATCTGCTGATACGCGCGCTAAAGGAATCCGCTCCGGCTAAATCCGTATTCTATATCATCATATTACTGGCCCAGGTGGTTTGTCTATTTCTGACCGAGAGCCGGGGCCCGCTCCTGGGCCTGATTACCGCGGGGTTTTTCTTTATTGTATTATCCGGCCTGGTATTCCGCCGGCGCTATTTGTCATTAGGCAGTTACATCGCGGCGGCCCTGGTGCTGGGATTCTTCCTGGCGCTGGCACTGCCCAATACACCCTTTCAAGCCCTGAAATCCAAGATGGGGCGCCTGGGACAGCTGCTCGAAGCCCGGGAAGGCGCGGCGACAGTCCGGCTACTCATCTGGCAGGGCGTGGTTAAGATGGTCCAATCGGATTCCTACCGGGCCGTGGTCGGCTACGGGCCCGAGACCATGTTCGTGCCTTACTATAAATACTGCCCGGCCGAGCTGGTCACCAGCGAAAAGAACAGGATTACCCTGCCGGACCGCTCGCACAACGAATTCTTTGATACGGTCATCACCAACGGCCTAATCGGCGCATTGATATATCTGTTATTATTCGGCGCCATTATCTTCTACGCATTTAAGTCATTAGGATTGATTGGTAATAAGGACCCCGGTGCTGTCATTCCTGCGAAAGCAGGAATCCAGAATACACCGGAACATATGGATTCCCGCCTGCGCGGGAATGACATAGTAAAAGAAAAGGCGCTTGGTAAAAACAGAACACACAAAACCTCGATTGAACTTGTCGTCTTTATTTGCCTCTTATTGCTCTTCGGCCTGGCCGGACTGGTTGTTCCGATATTACTGGATAAGACCATATTTATAGCCGTCGGCGTGCCATTAGGCATAGTCGCCGGCGCGGTCGTTTATTTGTTCTATCGCACAATAGCCGAACTTAAAGCACTCGACGCTTCATGCTCTACGCTCTACGCTCTACGCCCTACGCTTCTTCTCATCACCCTCTTCTCCGCGCTCATCGGCCACTTTATCGAGACCCAGTTCGGGATCGACCTGACCGCCTCGCGCACCTATTTCTATATCTATCTGGCCATACTTATCGTGATTATGTTTAAGGGATTGACCAATGAGCAGCCGGAGGAACCCAAGAAAAAGGGCTCTGACCCTATCCCCGCAACCTCTATGCCCTATGCTCTGAGCTCTATGCTGATAGTCACCCTCATCCTGACTACCCTGGTCTTTAATTTCGTCTCCGCCCCGTCTCCGCACGATAACGCCGAAAAGGCCATGCGCATCGCGGTGCTGATAATTGCCGCCTGGCTGTCCTCAACCGTCTTGTTCTATTTATTAAACCGGAAGTTTACCCAGCCCCAGCCCAAAAATAATCGTGGCTCAGTTGCGACTGCGCCCGCAGGGGCTGGGTTCATCCTCTCATCCCTGATTTCCGCCGTCATCACCGTCATCTATTATATTATCCTGGTTTCCTTCCTGCCGCCGTTTTATAGCCCGACCGCGGCCATCACGATTTTCTATAGCGGGCTGTTTATCAATATCCTGGCCCTGGCCTGGGCGCTGACCCGCCAAGAGGCCGGGAATAAACCTGGTATTGCCACAAGTCCGAAATCCGAAATCAGAAATCCAAAATCTCTTTTGGCCGTCTCCCCGCTCCGGGTATTCTCGTCTATCCTGATAGCGGTCATCACCCTGTTCATTATCACGTATACCAACCTCAATCTGATTAAGGGCGACCTGATTTACAAGGTCGGCTCGGGCCAGGAGGGGGCCAAGAACTGGTCCGGCGCGCTGAAACTTTACGAAGAGGCGCTGGCGCTCTCGCCGAAAAAGAATACCTATTTCGGGGAATCAGCCCGGATGTGCCTGGAAAAATACTATGCCGAGCCGGACCCGGCGAAGAAAAAGGCCTGGTATGACCGGTGCCTGGATTATCTGGACAAGTCGGTTAAATATAATCCGATAGACCCAACCCGCCAGGCCAATATGGGCCGGTTCTACCGGGTTCAGGGCCGGGAATCCAAAGACCCGGCCCGGCGGGCTGAGCAATTCAATCTGGCCATCAAATATTACGAGCAGGCCTGCGAACTCTCGCCCCAGCATCCGGCATTGCGGAACGAGGTCGGCGAGGTCTATCACGAGATGGGCCGGTATGACGAGGCGATTAAGCAATACGAAAGGTCGCTGGTCATCGCGCCGGAATTATCAGAGACCTATTCGCACATCGGAGATGCCTGGCTGGAGAAATCCACCAAACCCAGCGGCACCGGTGTGGACAGGGATAACGCCATCAAGAATTATTACCAGGCGGTCAAGATACAGGCCCAGGTCATGCCGGACCTGCGGGAGCAGAATCAGGAGGTGATGTTTGAACGGACCAACTCAATGGTGCTAAAGAATTATCCGCAGGACTACCGGGCCTATTATAATCTGGGACGTTACTATGCCGGCAAGGGCAAACGGGCACCGGCCATCGAGATGCTGGCCAAGGCATTGCCCCTGGCGGATGAGGCCGTCAAGCCGGCTATCAAAGAACTGTTGGAGAGATTGAAAACGGGGAAGTAG
- the rpsP gene encoding 30S ribosomal protein S16 has product MSVVIRMVRQGRKNEPHFRIVVSDKRQKIDGAYIENLGNYEPKAEKDKKINIKDERLKYWVSQGAQVSDALSAILKNLGKLPKSEKPKKAVKAKAKAAK; this is encoded by the coding sequence ATGTCAGTAGTAATCAGAATGGTCCGCCAGGGCCGGAAGAATGAACCACACTTCCGCATCGTAGTGTCCGACAAGCGGCAGAAGATAGACGGCGCCTATATCGAAAATCTGGGTAATTACGAGCCCAAGGCGGAAAAGGATAAGAAAATCAACATCAAGGACGAACGCCTGAAATACTGGGTCAGCCAGGGCGCGCAGGTGAGCGATGCCTTATCGGCTATCCTAAAGAACCTCGGCAAACTGCCCAAGTCCGAGAAGCCCAAGAAGGCGGTCAAGGCAAAGGCCAAGGCCGCGAAATAG